Below is a genomic region from Neorhizobium galegae.
ACCAATCCTCCGACACGCTGGAGCCCGTTTTGGGCAGGCCGTTGAAGAGCAAGTTATCCGGCCAGTGGATATTGCCCGTCACGCAAAGGATCAGCAATCCGGACGGGAGTTTCGGCGGAGTTGCGCTTGCGACCTTCATCCTCACCGACCTGACCGATTTCTTTCAGGGCTTCGGCCTGGGCAGCGAAGGCTCGTTCCTGTTGGTTCGCCGCGACGGCGTCGTGCTGGCACGCGCGCCATTCCTCCAGACACTGCTGGGATCGAGCGTCTCCACCTACGATCTCTTCACGACCCACCTTCGCCAACGACATTCCGGTTCCTATCACTACGTCTCACCGATAGACGACACGCAGCGCATCGGCGGCTTTTATCAGAGCGAGCACAGCGGCATGGTCGGGCTTGCCTCCGCCTCCAAGTCCGAAGCGCTGGCGACCTGGATGAGAGGCGCGCGGATACGCTGGGCGTCCTACTTTATCCTGGTGACGATCACCGGTTTCCTGGTTTGGCGTTGGCGACGCCAGATCATGTTGCGGCAGGCGAGCGAAGCGCTTCTGGTGGCGCGCGAAGCCGAATTCCGGCTACTGGCGGAAGGCTCCGGCGACCTGATCCAGCGCTTCAACGGCCATGGGATCAGGGAATATCTCTCGCCATCCGTCCGGGAGATATTCGGCGTCGACGCCGAGGCGATGCTCGGCACCCATCTCCTTGAGAATCTGCATGAGGACGATCACGACGTCGTCAGCCAGGTCATGGACCGCCTGCGGAAAGGATCGACCAGGGAAAACATGATCGTCCGTCGCAAACGGGCCGACGGCAAGCAGATATGGCTCGAAACCACGCTGAACAGGCTGCCTGGGGGTACGGGCGGCACCGATATCCGCATCGTTGCCGTCGCACGCGACGTCACGCGCCAGAAGAGCATCCAGGAGGAGCTGGACGCGCTCGCCAATACTGACGAGCTCACCCAGCTCGCCAATCGCCGCTCCTTCAATATCCATTTCGAAGAAATGGTGCTGCAGGCCGCACAGAAGCTCACACCGCTTTCCATTCTGATGATCGACGCCGACCGCTTCAAGTTCTTCAACGACACCTATGGCCACGCCTCCGGTGATGAATGCCTGCGTGCGCTCGCGAATGTAGTGCGCGGTTCGATCCGCCGGTCGAAGGATCTCGCCGCCCGTTATGGCGGCGAGGAAATCGCCGTCCTCCTGCCGGATACGGATGGCGCCGGCGCGTTGAAGGCGGCGGAAAATATCCGCCTGCGTGTCGCCGGTCTTCGATTGCCGCATGAGAAGAATCTTCCCTGGGGTCATGTGACGATCAGCATCGGTACCGCGACCTTCTATCCCGCTGTGGGCGCCAAGCTGACGACTGCGGAACTGTTCGAGCGCGCCGACCATGCGCTTTACCGGGCGAAGAACAACGGTCGCAATCAGGTCGCGGCTGGCGGGGACGAGGCGATGAGGTCAACCGTCCGGTCGGAAATCAAGTCCGTCTGACCGCATGCCGCGGTCACGGCAGCGTTACATCCTTGATAAATGCCAGATTTCGCGCTTGACGCCGGCCCGGAGGGGAATACTAAGAAACATCCCCGCCGACGGCCGTTTGACCGCCGAACATCCATCCCCATCGTGTTCGCCGCGCGGCGTTCCCAGGTGAATCCATGAC
It encodes:
- a CDS encoding sensor domain-containing diguanylate cyclase — encoded protein: MTGVIKILPSKTFVAVAFAVFGFVGLIVWGEYSSWKSQVAYIEAELIHTAKALVQHADDTIDMAKFPLAAVVTEMEEERDEPNMAAKITGLIKRQIDTTPWLDALSVFDADGRMIITSSSIDASGIDFSDTEYFVFHQSSDTLEPVLGRPLKSKLSGQWILPVTQRISNPDGSFGGVALATFILTDLTDFFQGFGLGSEGSFLLVRRDGVVLARAPFLQTLLGSSVSTYDLFTTHLRQRHSGSYHYVSPIDDTQRIGGFYQSEHSGMVGLASASKSEALATWMRGARIRWASYFILVTITGFLVWRWRRQIMLRQASEALLVAREAEFRLLAEGSGDLIQRFNGHGIREYLSPSVREIFGVDAEAMLGTHLLENLHEDDHDVVSQVMDRLRKGSTRENMIVRRKRADGKQIWLETTLNRLPGGTGGTDIRIVAVARDVTRQKSIQEELDALANTDELTQLANRRSFNIHFEEMVLQAAQKLTPLSILMIDADRFKFFNDTYGHASGDECLRALANVVRGSIRRSKDLAARYGGEEIAVLLPDTDGAGALKAAENIRLRVAGLRLPHEKNLPWGHVTISIGTATFYPAVGAKLTTAELFERADHALYRAKNNGRNQVAAGGDEAMRSTVRSEIKSV